Proteins encoded by one window of Deinococcus aquiradiocola:
- a CDS encoding multinuclear nonheme iron-dependent oxidase — MSIKLAVNGVPELYALLGTHPDLPIHAIKAPLSPTSTPEVERARQHRPVLLHGWGPPGYSVTDDTVPEEALLARLVTLSGTPTLSVHLDPRHDDGHDEAALLGRIARQADRLRALSGLPLLLENVPWRPGTGRPRWGTDPDFIRAALDAARADLLLDLAHARVAAHHRRTDPRAYLAALPLHRVRELHVSGPRTGPDGLRDRHLTLQAEDWALLDWTLPRTPHAAWLTHEYMGLHADAHPQGPAGPAALARDLHLLGQRAEATPVVPTG; from the coding sequence ATGAGTATAAAACTGGCGGTGAACGGCGTTCCGGAACTGTACGCCCTGCTCGGCACCCACCCGGACCTCCCCATCCACGCCATCAAAGCGCCCCTCTCCCCCACCAGCACCCCGGAAGTCGAGCGCGCCCGCCAGCACCGCCCGGTCCTGCTGCACGGCTGGGGACCGCCCGGGTACAGCGTCACCGACGACACCGTGCCCGAGGAGGCCCTCCTCGCGCGGCTCGTCACGCTGAGCGGCACGCCGACCCTGTCCGTGCACCTCGACCCGCGCCACGACGACGGCCACGACGAGGCCGCGCTGCTCGGCCGCATCGCCCGGCAGGCCGACCGGCTGCGCGCCCTGAGCGGCCTGCCGCTCCTGCTCGAGAACGTCCCCTGGCGTCCCGGTACCGGCCGCCCCCGCTGGGGCACCGACCCGGACTTCATCCGGGCCGCGCTGGACGCCGCCCGCGCCGACCTGCTCCTCGACCTCGCGCACGCCCGCGTGGCCGCCCACCACCGCCGCACCGACCCCCGCGCGTACCTCGCCGCCCTGCCGCTGCACCGCGTCCGCGAACTGCACGTCTCCGGACCGCGCACCGGCCCGGACGGCCTGCGGGACCGGCACCTCACGCTGCAGGCAGAAGACTGGGCGCTGCTCGACTGGACGCTCCCCCGCACCCCGCACGCGGCATGGCTCACGCACGAGTACATGGGCCTGCACGCGGACGCCCACCCGCAAGGCCCGGCCGGACCCGCCGCCCTGGCCCGGGACCTGCACCTGCTGGGGCAGCGCGCGGAGGCCACGCCAGTTGTGCCGACCGGCTGA
- the rplS gene encoding 50S ribosomal protein L19 has product MRINKGAILRSIEQPHIKTDLPDFQPGDTVRVETKVVEGARTRNQAFEGVVIAINGSGSRKSFTVRKISFGEGVERVFPFSSPLVAKVTVLERGKVRRAKLYYLRDLRGKAARIKNDRGRVMKDAARAQRAKQDAADKAAADKATPAEAPAQDASAESSAE; this is encoded by the coding sequence ATGCGAATCAACAAGGGCGCGATCCTGCGCTCCATCGAGCAGCCCCACATCAAGACCGACCTCCCCGACTTCCAGCCCGGCGACACCGTCCGCGTGGAAACCAAGGTCGTGGAAGGCGCCCGCACCCGCAACCAGGCCTTCGAGGGCGTCGTCATCGCCATCAACGGCTCCGGCAGCCGCAAGAGCTTCACCGTCCGCAAGATCAGCTTCGGTGAGGGCGTGGAGCGCGTCTTCCCCTTCAGCAGCCCCCTGGTCGCCAAGGTGACCGTGCTGGAGCGCGGCAAGGTCCGCCGCGCCAAGCTGTACTACCTCCGCGACCTGCGCGGCAAGGCCGCCCGCATCAAGAACGACCGCGGCCGCGTGATGAAGGACGCCGCCCGCGCCCAGCGCGCCAAGCAGGACGCGGCCGACAAGGCTGCCGCCGACAAGGCCACGCCCGCCGAAGCGCCCGCCCAGGACGCCAGCGCCGAGAGCAGCGCCGAATAA
- a CDS encoding malate dehydrogenase, translated as MKNPVRVAVTGAAGQIGYSLLFRIASGAMLGDDQPVILQLLEVTPALKALNGVVMELQDGAYPLLAGVVTSDDPMVAFKDADYALLVGAMPRKAGMERGDLLSANGGIFKPQGEALSEVASPDVKVLVVGNPANTNALIAQQNAPKLKPEQFTAMVRLDHNRALSQLSAKTGKPVSGIRRMTIWGNHSSTQYPDLSQTTVDGTPALDLVDQAWYEGDFIPTVAKRGAAIIEARGASSAASAASAAIDHMRNWALGTAEGDWVSMGIPSDGSYGVPEGLIYGFPVTVKDGVYSIVQGLPVSDFSRRMMDATAKELTEERDAVRDLGLVK; from the coding sequence ATGAAGAACCCCGTACGTGTCGCCGTCACCGGCGCTGCCGGTCAGATCGGTTACAGCCTGCTCTTCCGTATCGCGAGCGGCGCGATGCTCGGCGACGACCAGCCCGTCATCCTGCAGCTGCTGGAAGTCACGCCCGCCCTCAAGGCCCTGAACGGCGTGGTCATGGAACTCCAGGACGGCGCGTACCCGCTGCTGGCGGGCGTCGTCACGAGCGACGACCCCATGGTCGCCTTCAAGGACGCCGACTACGCCCTGCTGGTGGGCGCCATGCCCCGCAAGGCCGGCATGGAGCGCGGCGACCTGCTCTCCGCGAACGGCGGCATCTTCAAGCCGCAGGGCGAGGCGCTCAGCGAAGTGGCCAGTCCGGACGTGAAGGTCCTCGTGGTCGGCAACCCCGCCAACACCAACGCCCTGATCGCGCAGCAGAACGCCCCCAAACTCAAGCCCGAGCAGTTCACGGCCATGGTCCGCCTCGACCACAACCGCGCCCTGTCGCAGCTGAGCGCCAAGACCGGCAAGCCCGTCAGCGGCATCCGCAGGATGACCATCTGGGGCAACCACTCCAGCACCCAGTACCCGGACCTGTCGCAGACGACGGTGGACGGCACGCCCGCCCTGGACCTCGTGGATCAGGCGTGGTACGAGGGCGACTTCATCCCGACCGTCGCGAAGCGCGGCGCGGCCATCATCGAGGCGCGCGGCGCGAGCAGTGCCGCGAGCGCCGCGAGTGCCGCCATCGACCACATGCGCAACTGGGCGCTCGGCACGGCCGAGGGTGACTGGGTCAGCATGGGCATCCCCTCCGACGGCAGCTACGGCGTGCCCGAAGGCCTGATCTACGGCTTCCCCGTCACCGTCAAGGATGGCGTGTACAGCATCGTGCAGGGCCTGCCCGTCAGCGACTTCAGCCGCCGCATGATGGACGCCACCGCCAAGGAACTCACCGAGGAACGCGACGCCGTGCGCGACCTCGGCCTGGTGAAGTAA